TAATGTAGGTGCTAAATCTTCTCATCGAGCGAGTTCGGCGGACCTCTCCGATGAAGCCATCGTTTTTTCCAGCCACAAATCCATAGATTGCAAATACGCAACCGGTTTGAATGGAGGCCCACCCAAATACCGCGGAAAATAGATTACTTGCCGAGATTCGATCCGCAGCCATAAGCGGAATGATTGACGAGCGGAGCGACCACAGCAAGGCAAGAGCTATAAAGGCGCAACAGATCGGCCCGAAGGCTTCAACCATCCAGCCGAAAGATTTGCTAGAGCCACGCATGCATTTGGTCTCTCAAGGCACTGAGCTTCACTCGATAGTTGGCCTCCGGATCATTGACACTAAGCTCGAGCCTCTCCCTTACTGAGAGAATATCTTCCAAAAGGTCTAGGTCCTCCGTCTTCTCGCCTTCTTGCCTAACTCTCGCTTTCATGCTCGAAATTTCGACTTGATCTTGTACGGCTTGAGCTCTGAAGTGGCGGACCATGGCCTTAATCCTTTCAGAGAGGCCACCTGAATGATGCCCCATAGAAAGATCGATTGTGATGCTCGGCGCCTCATAAGCTTCGCCCATGTCACGAAATGATCTGACGATTGATTGCGCGCCGCCGCGATCCATCTGATTAAGTTGCGTGGGGCCTGCTACACTGATCGAGATCTTTCGAACGATTCCTTGGTTGAATTTCTCCCACATGTCCTCGCGCACGATAGGCTGAAATTCGAACCTGGCCCCGTCAACCATTTGGCCTAAGTACTCAGCGATCCGTCCGGGCGAAATGACGCGCGGATCGTACTGCAAACCAAGATGGTCATTGCCCGGTAGGTACCGAAACACTATCCCGTGTCCTAACGGGTTTCTGATCCGGAGGGGTCGTCGACCCGTTTCACTTACCTCGGACGGATAGTTCGTTTTCTGTATGCGCGTAAACTCGCCGTGAATCGAGCCACGAGCACTCTCTACGATCTCAGCTCTTACGTAATAGTCCTCGCCGAGTTGGCGTTCACGGTCGGCTGGTCGAGGAATATCGCCGATCTGTGAAAGGATACCGCTGAAATTGAGCCGACCACCCGGCGCTCTAAGAACACGATAAAATCTAAAAGTAATTCGTCTATCCACTTAGCTCCCCCGCCTGTGTGTTGTGTCCATAGGATGACACAACTTCAGCGAAGTATCCAAGAGGGCACTCCTCTCGCAGGGCTAGCCTGTGGATTTGCTCTCAAAACTGACAAGTGGAAAGGCTGTAACAGCCTTAGAACAAAACAAGAACATCGTCAATGGCTCTCATTGTTTTTCATTGATGTCATACGCCCCTACTTCTCCCTCAGCTTCCGCTCGATACGAGCACCAACTGTCTTAGGGAACGAGCGCTTCACGCCAACTGGATCATTCGGCGCGGGCCGGCCAACTCATCTCGATGATGCCACTCTGCCAGTGTTTT
This Bradyrhizobium diazoefficiens DNA region includes the following protein-coding sequences:
- a CDS encoding DUF6731 family protein, which encodes MDRRITFRFYRVLRAPGGRLNFSGILSQIGDIPRPADRERQLGEDYYVRAEIVESARGSIHGEFTRIQKTNYPSEVSETGRRPLRIRNPLGHGIVFRYLPGNDHLGLQYDPRVISPGRIAEYLGQMVDGARFEFQPIVREDMWEKFNQGIVRKISISVAGPTQLNQMDRGGAQSIVRSFRDMGEAYEAPSITIDLSMGHHSGGLSERIKAMVRHFRAQAVQDQVEISSMKARVRQEGEKTEDLDLLEDILSVRERLELSVNDPEANYRVKLSALRDQMHAWL